Proteins from a single region of Pseudarthrobacter sp. NIBRBAC000502772:
- a CDS encoding MFS transporter: protein MTNKPRPGLAIAALSLGTSLNPLNSSMIAVALVVLREDFALDVATVTWVITSFYLASAAGQPLMGRLADRFGPRRLFTFGMALVAVTCALAPFAPNFALVCVARALMAVGTATAYPSAVVMVTELSRLAKLPPTRPLGRIQMANTSAAAVGPVVGGLLVSLLGWQALFAVNVPLALLALIVVHRTAPADAGRETGKLSTLIRDSDIPGILAFVASLMLAMMALLNVMPGYRWWLLGAATVIAALFAWRELRFRPPFLDLRLLGRNRPLLLVYLVFVVFSGVYYFAFFGLPQLLQEAGHYDAGLVGLLMFPLAAMSVLVTPVTVRLIERFGVRSVLIAGALILLVGSGGLGALTMSLWPPLVFVLTALLGVPYGVVSTASNQGLYVSARPEERGVAAGIFQTCRYLGAIAATVLIGVLYGPGVNQTNWGLMVLVMLGLGAVVLGLSVAWKRKGV from the coding sequence GTGACGAACAAACCCCGTCCCGGGCTCGCGATCGCTGCGCTCAGCCTCGGCACCTCCCTGAACCCGCTGAACTCGTCCATGATCGCTGTCGCGCTGGTGGTTTTGCGGGAGGATTTCGCGCTCGACGTCGCCACCGTCACCTGGGTGATCACCTCGTTCTACCTTGCGTCCGCGGCCGGGCAGCCGCTGATGGGCAGGCTCGCGGACCGTTTCGGGCCGCGCCGCCTGTTCACATTCGGGATGGCACTGGTGGCGGTGACCTGCGCGCTGGCGCCGTTCGCGCCCAACTTCGCACTGGTCTGCGTGGCCCGCGCGCTCATGGCCGTGGGGACGGCGACGGCGTACCCGTCCGCCGTCGTGATGGTCACCGAACTGAGCCGGCTGGCGAAGCTCCCGCCCACCCGACCGCTGGGCCGGATCCAGATGGCGAACACGTCGGCGGCCGCGGTGGGACCCGTCGTCGGCGGTTTGCTGGTGAGCCTGCTGGGCTGGCAGGCGCTGTTCGCCGTCAACGTACCGCTCGCGCTGCTGGCGCTGATTGTGGTGCACCGGACCGCGCCGGCCGACGCCGGACGCGAAACCGGGAAGCTCTCCACCCTGATCCGCGACTCCGACATCCCCGGCATCCTGGCCTTCGTCGCCTCGCTGATGCTCGCAATGATGGCGCTGCTGAACGTGATGCCGGGATACCGCTGGTGGCTCCTGGGCGCGGCGACCGTCATTGCCGCGCTGTTCGCGTGGCGGGAGCTGCGCTTCCGTCCACCGTTCCTGGACCTGCGGCTGCTGGGCCGGAACCGGCCGCTGCTGCTGGTGTATCTGGTGTTCGTCGTCTTCAGCGGCGTGTACTACTTTGCGTTTTTCGGCCTGCCTCAGCTGCTGCAGGAGGCAGGACATTACGACGCCGGGCTGGTGGGCCTGCTGATGTTCCCCCTGGCGGCGATGTCCGTGCTGGTCACGCCGGTGACGGTGCGGCTGATTGAGCGGTTCGGCGTGCGTTCGGTGTTGATCGCCGGTGCGCTGATCCTGCTGGTTGGCTCGGGCGGGCTGGGGGCGTTGACGATGTCCCTGTGGCCGCCCTTGGTGTTTGTGCTGACCGCGTTGCTGGGTGTGCCGTACGGAGTGGTGAGCACGGCGTCGAACCAAGGCCTGTACGTGTCCGCCCGGCCGGAGGAAAGGGGAGTGGCGGCCGGTATTTTCCAGACCTGCCGCTACCTTGGCGCCATCGCGGCGACGGTGCTGATCGGTGTGCTGTACGGGCCGGGCGTAAACCAGACGAACTGGGGGCTGATGGTTCTGGTGATGCTGGGGCTGGGCGCCGTGGTGCTGGGGTTGTCAGTGGCGTGGAAGCGGAAGGGCGTTTAG
- a CDS encoding permease prefix domain 1-containing protein, protein MMEPHAELEAQIEQWRGYVQRRQAISAADIDELEDHLRGQIADRQATGLDDEEAFLVAIKRLGNLDAVSREFAREHSDRLWKQLVLVPESSDDGGAPPWRELAVVLAFAVGAGIAVKAGLAWLDDGAAQARNLGLLVFPFLAGYFVWTRRLTPRVAAMLLVPFAALAVVVNVYPFASGGSTELLAILHAPVALWLLAGVAYAGGRWRSDSRRMDFARFTGELAIYYTLLALGGAVLVGLTFAALQVVGVDLEPILAEWILPFAMPGALIVAAWLVEAKQNVVENIAPVLTRVFTPLTIIMLLTLLGVFAAAGGLTDVNRDLLILMDAILVLVLCLLLYSISARDPLAPPRLADALQLVLVVAALAVDAVMLTAMLTRIAEFGFSPNKVAALGLNLLLLVHLVRAAWLAVGFLRRRRPFSQLERWQTRYLPVYGAWAAMVVVVFPLVFGFS, encoded by the coding sequence ATGATGGAGCCGCACGCGGAACTGGAGGCCCAGATCGAACAGTGGCGCGGATACGTCCAGCGCCGCCAGGCGATCTCCGCCGCCGACATCGACGAGCTGGAGGACCATCTGCGCGGGCAGATCGCCGACCGCCAAGCGACCGGGCTCGATGACGAGGAAGCCTTCCTCGTCGCGATCAAGCGCCTGGGCAACCTGGACGCCGTCTCGCGCGAGTTTGCCCGCGAGCACTCAGACCGGCTCTGGAAGCAGCTCGTTCTCGTCCCGGAAAGCTCCGACGACGGCGGGGCGCCACCGTGGCGCGAGCTGGCGGTGGTTCTCGCGTTCGCCGTCGGGGCTGGCATTGCGGTCAAGGCCGGACTGGCCTGGCTCGACGACGGCGCAGCCCAGGCGCGCAACCTCGGCCTGTTGGTCTTCCCGTTCCTCGCCGGCTACTTCGTGTGGACCCGCCGGCTCACGCCGCGCGTGGCGGCGATGCTGCTCGTCCCCTTCGCCGCGCTGGCGGTGGTTGTCAACGTCTACCCCTTCGCCTCCGGCGGTTCCACCGAGCTTCTCGCCATCCTGCACGCCCCCGTCGCCCTGTGGCTGCTGGCCGGGGTGGCGTATGCCGGAGGGAGGTGGCGTTCCGACAGCCGGCGCATGGACTTCGCCCGGTTCACCGGTGAGCTCGCGATCTACTACACGCTCCTGGCGCTGGGCGGCGCCGTCCTGGTGGGGCTCACGTTCGCGGCCCTGCAGGTTGTCGGCGTCGACCTGGAGCCCATCCTGGCGGAGTGGATCCTGCCTTTCGCGATGCCGGGGGCACTCATCGTCGCCGCGTGGCTCGTCGAGGCCAAGCAGAACGTCGTCGAGAACATCGCCCCCGTCCTCACGCGGGTGTTCACGCCCCTGACGATCATCATGCTGCTGACCCTCCTGGGCGTATTCGCGGCTGCCGGCGGACTCACCGACGTCAACCGGGACCTGCTGATCCTCATGGACGCGATCCTCGTGCTGGTCCTGTGCCTGCTGCTCTACTCGATTTCCGCCCGCGATCCGCTCGCACCGCCGAGGCTGGCGGATGCGCTGCAGCTGGTGCTTGTGGTCGCGGCCCTCGCGGTGGACGCTGTGATGCTGACCGCGATGCTGACCCGCATTGCCGAATTCGGTTTCAGCCCCAACAAGGTCGCGGCCCTCGGCCTGAACCTCCTGCTGCTGGTGCACCTGGTCCGGGCGGCCTGGCTCGCCGTCGGATTCCTGCGGCGCCGACGCCCTTTCTCACAGCTCGAGCGCTGGCAGACGCGGTACCTGCCGGTCTACGGCGCCTGGGCAGCGATGGTGGTTGTGGTCTTCCCGCTGGTCTTCGGCTTCTCATGA
- a CDS encoding PadR family transcriptional regulator — protein sequence MRIDKDLVAASATPLVLGILTEGDLYGYAILKRVSELSGGGMQWTDGMLYPLLHRLERLGYVSSLWGTSEAGRRRKHYAITPAGRDALADRQEQWSVVASALRQVWQTAQQPPAPAAGWA from the coding sequence ATGCGCATCGATAAGGACCTGGTCGCCGCGTCGGCAACCCCGCTCGTGCTGGGGATACTGACGGAGGGCGATCTGTACGGCTACGCGATCCTCAAGCGCGTGAGTGAGCTGTCGGGCGGGGGCATGCAATGGACCGACGGCATGCTCTATCCGCTGCTTCACCGGCTGGAACGGCTCGGCTACGTGTCGTCGTTGTGGGGCACCTCCGAGGCCGGGCGCCGGCGCAAGCACTACGCGATCACGCCGGCCGGCCGGGATGCACTCGCCGACAGGCAGGAGCAGTGGTCCGTCGTCGCCTCGGCACTGCGCCAGGTGTGGCAGACGGCCCAGCAACCGCCAGCCCCGGCCGCGGGATGGGCATGA
- a CDS encoding glycosyltransferase, which translates to MTLGTRGDVQPFIALARGLLAAGHEVVLAAPQRFAGFVAGHGVPFAGVDDGPMRLMDDPAMVIEGGVRARLRQVRTMPAMFTQLLADCWAVASQGAGAGADVVVHNGQIIAGQHVAEKLGIPAVLALPIPMYVPTREFPWPGVGMPSWLPASANRATFAGMKAPAAIFGRVVDRWREDTLDLPRRRGRHDPLRRPDNGQVPVLHAFSPSVLPRPVDWPDSVHTTGYWFLPPSDEALPPQVEDFLRAGDPPVFVGFGSMSGRDPARSTAMVLEAARRAEKRLVIGVGWGGLESSMSSDDAFAVEDVDYLRLFPRMAAVVHHGGAGTAGTAFASGRPQVVCPFVADQPFWARLAHDRGVAPAPQPQRHLTAPGLASAITTAATDPDMARAAEELGHRVRAEDGISAAVTALERIAEP; encoded by the coding sequence ATGACGCTGGGGACGCGCGGGGATGTCCAGCCGTTCATAGCGCTGGCTCGGGGATTGCTCGCTGCCGGGCACGAGGTGGTGCTCGCCGCGCCGCAACGGTTCGCCGGATTCGTCGCCGGTCATGGCGTGCCCTTCGCTGGAGTGGATGACGGCCCGATGCGGTTGATGGACGACCCGGCAATGGTGATCGAGGGCGGTGTGCGCGCACGGCTGCGACAGGTGCGGACCATGCCGGCCATGTTCACCCAACTGCTGGCCGACTGCTGGGCTGTCGCTTCGCAAGGTGCGGGTGCTGGTGCGGATGTCGTGGTGCACAACGGCCAGATCATCGCCGGGCAGCACGTGGCCGAGAAGCTCGGTATCCCGGCGGTGCTTGCTCTGCCGATTCCGATGTACGTGCCGACCAGGGAGTTTCCGTGGCCGGGCGTGGGCATGCCGTCCTGGCTGCCTGCCTCGGCAAATCGGGCCACGTTCGCGGGGATGAAGGCCCCTGCGGCAATATTCGGCCGGGTCGTCGACCGGTGGCGCGAAGACACACTCGATCTTCCGCGCCGCCGCGGACGGCACGACCCGCTGCGCCGACCGGACAACGGCCAGGTGCCGGTGCTGCACGCATTCAGTCCCTCGGTGCTGCCCCGGCCAGTGGACTGGCCGGACTCGGTGCACACTACCGGCTACTGGTTCCTTCCGCCCTCGGATGAGGCGCTGCCGCCGCAGGTCGAGGACTTTCTTCGTGCCGGCGACCCACCGGTGTTCGTCGGATTCGGCTCAATGTCCGGCAGGGACCCCGCGCGCAGCACCGCCATGGTGCTGGAGGCCGCACGCCGTGCTGAGAAACGCCTGGTGATCGGCGTGGGATGGGGCGGACTGGAGAGCAGTATGTCCAGTGATGACGCTTTTGCCGTGGAGGACGTCGACTACCTGAGGTTGTTCCCGCGGATGGCTGCCGTGGTGCACCACGGGGGTGCAGGCACAGCCGGCACCGCATTCGCCTCCGGGCGCCCGCAAGTGGTGTGCCCGTTCGTCGCCGACCAGCCGTTCTGGGCCCGGCTGGCGCACGACCGCGGTGTCGCTCCCGCGCCGCAGCCGCAACGCCACCTCACGGCACCCGGCCTCGCCTCTGCCATCACCACCGCCGCCACAGATCCCGATATGGCGCGCGCCGCCGAAGAGCTGGGCCACCGTGTACGCGCCGAGGACGGAATATCCGCAGCGGTGACCGCACTGGAGCGCATCGCGGAGCCATAA
- a CDS encoding TrkH family potassium uptake protein yields the protein MPLAFLAVILLGSGLLMLPAARTAAEADPVLPALFTAVSAVCVTGLITVDTPTFWTPFGHAVILGLIQVGGFGIMTLATLLALLVRKSIGLRGQLVAQSETHTLNFGDVRSVLFRVARIMVVFEAATAAVLTIRFWFAYDDNPGTALWHGTFHAVSAFNNAGFALYSDSLISFADDPWIIIPVCMAVIAGGLGFPVLIALLRGGVRIKDWTVHLRLTVYGTLVLLAAGFALFGAFEWNREETLGPMSVGGKLLATLAGSVFPRTAGFNSIDYASATPETLMVTNVLMFIGGGSAGTAGGIKITTFLVLGFAIWNEIRGRDHVTIAHRSISSSVQRQALSVALLGVAAVVSGTLLLLMFTDHSLDKVLFESISAFATVGLSAGITASLPPNAQWVLMALMFTGRIGTITVASALALSSRPRLYQLPEERPIIG from the coding sequence GTGCCCCTGGCGTTCCTCGCCGTGATTCTCCTGGGCTCAGGACTCCTGATGCTGCCCGCCGCCCGGACGGCGGCAGAGGCCGACCCGGTCCTTCCGGCCCTGTTCACCGCCGTCTCGGCTGTCTGCGTCACAGGACTGATCACCGTCGACACCCCAACGTTCTGGACGCCCTTCGGACACGCAGTGATCCTCGGACTGATACAAGTCGGCGGATTCGGCATCATGACATTGGCAACGTTGTTGGCGCTGCTCGTGCGCAAAAGCATCGGGCTCCGGGGCCAGCTCGTCGCACAGTCCGAAACGCACACCCTGAACTTCGGCGACGTCCGTTCCGTCCTTTTCAGGGTCGCCCGGATCATGGTGGTTTTCGAAGCGGCCACAGCTGCCGTTCTCACCATCCGCTTCTGGTTTGCCTACGACGACAACCCGGGCACAGCCCTCTGGCACGGGACGTTTCATGCTGTTTCAGCGTTCAACAACGCCGGCTTCGCCCTCTACAGCGACAGCCTGATCAGCTTCGCCGACGACCCCTGGATCATCATCCCGGTCTGCATGGCGGTGATCGCCGGAGGGCTCGGATTCCCCGTACTCATCGCCCTCCTGAGGGGCGGTGTCAGGATAAAAGACTGGACCGTCCACCTTCGTCTGACCGTCTACGGCACGCTCGTACTCCTCGCGGCCGGGTTCGCGCTCTTCGGCGCCTTTGAATGGAACCGCGAGGAGACTCTGGGGCCGATGTCGGTGGGCGGGAAACTCCTCGCGACCCTGGCAGGGAGTGTCTTCCCGCGCACCGCAGGCTTTAATAGCATTGATTACGCCTCCGCCACCCCTGAAACCCTCATGGTCACCAATGTTCTGATGTTCATCGGCGGCGGCAGTGCAGGCACCGCCGGCGGCATCAAGATCACCACTTTCCTGGTCCTTGGGTTCGCGATCTGGAACGAGATCCGGGGCCGCGATCACGTCACCATTGCCCACCGCTCCATCAGCTCTTCCGTGCAACGCCAGGCCCTGTCCGTCGCACTTCTCGGTGTCGCCGCGGTGGTCAGCGGCACCCTGCTGCTTCTCATGTTCACGGACCACAGCCTGGACAAGGTCCTCTTCGAATCTATTTCCGCGTTCGCCACCGTAGGACTGAGCGCCGGCATCACTGCCAGCCTTCCACCCAACGCCCAATGGGTACTCATGGCTCTTATGTTCACCGGCCGCATCGGCACCATCACCGTCGCCTCCGCCCTGGCACTGTCTTCCCGTCCACGCCTCTACCAGCTCCCGGAAGAACGACCCATCATCGGCTAG
- a CDS encoding amino acid permease, whose amino-acid sequence MPAPDKVAPGRGLRSRTALLLAFSFAVMADPVSSVAYAIEAALRALNGDLALLVPTMILVVAIIALVILNYRQLVIRYPQGGGASAAVGEAFGDRWSFIPIGALVVDFVLTIAISVSAGASAAIAYFPALAPWRLLLALALVILVGAATWFGHLGRLVFAAMTVGFIIVSALVLFYGLGATPHPVGTITDTPGHTPVIAVVLAFPVAMALATGVEAPSSAIAQLGQLDDAGRSRFGRITLWLTLAIVGSITLGLTLEAAHLQVGIPPEDSTQIAELARLAAPGPVFAAFQLVTALLLLSAASSSFQAGPGLLKALARHTNRQGATVGILPPVLGRTNTHHTPYWGVMLFTALACAVTAAAGGLDQELVLFYAVSVFLSFLAGLLSMALFSHRDHRRGYLIMNVAGAAVVAFTLIANLSRGLPIISLASALIIAAVLYGAWVKAGRPRGIRNVAAEAEEVPE is encoded by the coding sequence ATGCCGGCACCTGACAAGGTAGCCCCAGGGCGCGGACTCCGGTCCCGGACAGCGCTGTTGCTGGCATTCTCGTTTGCCGTGATGGCCGACCCCGTGTCTTCAGTCGCATACGCCATTGAAGCTGCGCTCCGCGCACTGAACGGCGACCTCGCCCTGCTCGTGCCCACCATGATTCTCGTCGTGGCGATCATCGCCCTGGTGATCCTCAATTACCGGCAACTGGTGATCCGTTACCCGCAAGGCGGCGGAGCGTCGGCAGCAGTCGGTGAAGCCTTCGGAGACCGCTGGTCCTTCATACCCATCGGCGCATTGGTAGTCGATTTCGTCCTCACGATCGCCATCAGCGTCTCGGCCGGGGCGTCCGCGGCAATCGCATACTTTCCCGCCCTCGCGCCCTGGCGGCTGCTGCTCGCCCTGGCACTTGTCATCCTTGTCGGCGCCGCAACATGGTTCGGGCATCTGGGGCGGCTGGTGTTCGCCGCGATGACCGTGGGGTTCATCATCGTCTCCGCCCTCGTCCTCTTCTACGGCCTGGGCGCCACCCCGCACCCGGTGGGGACCATCACCGACACCCCCGGACACACCCCGGTCATCGCCGTCGTACTGGCCTTCCCCGTGGCCATGGCCCTGGCCACGGGCGTGGAAGCCCCGTCGTCGGCGATCGCCCAACTGGGCCAACTCGATGACGCCGGGCGGAGCCGCTTCGGGCGCATCACCCTGTGGCTGACACTCGCTATCGTCGGATCGATCACCCTGGGCCTGACCCTGGAAGCGGCGCACCTGCAGGTTGGCATCCCGCCCGAGGACAGCACCCAGATCGCTGAACTGGCCCGGCTCGCGGCCCCCGGCCCGGTCTTTGCCGCCTTCCAGCTCGTTACCGCCCTGCTGCTTCTCTCCGCCGCCAGCTCCTCGTTCCAGGCAGGCCCCGGTCTGCTCAAGGCCCTCGCCCGCCATACCAACAGGCAGGGCGCTACCGTCGGTATCCTTCCTCCCGTGCTGGGACGCACCAACACCCACCACACTCCCTACTGGGGCGTGATGCTGTTCACCGCTCTGGCATGCGCCGTCACCGCCGCGGCCGGCGGCCTCGACCAGGAACTTGTGCTCTTTTACGCTGTGTCGGTTTTCCTGAGCTTCCTGGCCGGCCTGCTGTCGATGGCCCTCTTTTCCCACCGTGACCACCGCCGCGGCTACCTCATCATGAATGTCGCGGGTGCCGCGGTGGTGGCGTTCACCCTGATCGCCAATCTCTCCCGGGGCCTGCCGATTATCAGCCTGGCCTCGGCCTTGATCATCGCCGCAGTCCTGTATGGGGCGTGGGTCAAGGCCGGGCGGCCGAGGGGTATCCGCAACGTCGCAGCAGAAGCCGAGGAGGTGCCAGAGTGA
- a CDS encoding ABC transporter ATP-binding protein, which translates to MNAAAPVIETLGLVKDFGRTRALDGLDLSVAAGEIHGFLGPNGAGKSTTLRILLGLIRPTTGTVRVLGMDPWGDPVSTHRDIAYVPGDVSLWPNLSGGEVIDLLTGLRGGADETLRRELIEEFEFDPRKKARTYSKGNRQKVALIAAFSRPARLYLLDEPSAGLDPVMDAVFRRQIERVSRDGATVLLSSHILSEVEQLCDRITIIRSGKAVESGTLGELRHLKRTHFRVTGLAEPAQLAALPGTHGISINGASAEFDADAADLGAVLAGIAEPGISGLSVAPPSLESLFLRHYSDRNDSEVR; encoded by the coding sequence ATGAATGCAGCAGCACCTGTTATTGAAACTCTCGGCCTCGTGAAGGATTTCGGCAGGACACGGGCACTGGACGGCCTGGACCTGAGCGTCGCCGCCGGTGAAATTCACGGATTTCTGGGCCCCAACGGTGCGGGGAAATCCACAACGCTGAGGATCCTCCTGGGCCTCATCCGCCCGACGACCGGTACCGTCCGGGTGCTCGGGATGGATCCCTGGGGCGACCCCGTCAGCACGCACCGGGACATTGCCTACGTTCCCGGTGACGTGAGTTTGTGGCCCAACCTTTCCGGTGGGGAAGTCATCGACCTGCTCACCGGCCTGCGCGGCGGTGCCGACGAGACGCTGCGCCGTGAGCTCATCGAGGAGTTTGAGTTCGATCCGCGGAAGAAGGCCCGCACTTACTCGAAGGGCAACCGGCAGAAGGTCGCCCTGATCGCCGCGTTCTCCCGCCCGGCACGGCTGTATCTGCTGGATGAGCCCAGCGCGGGTCTGGACCCGGTGATGGATGCCGTGTTCCGCCGCCAGATCGAAAGGGTCAGCAGGGACGGGGCGACCGTCTTGCTCTCCAGCCACATTCTCAGCGAGGTAGAACAGCTTTGTGACCGGATCACCATCATCCGGTCCGGAAAAGCGGTCGAGAGCGGGACCCTGGGCGAACTCCGGCACCTGAAACGGACACATTTCCGGGTCACGGGACTGGCCGAGCCGGCACAGCTGGCGGCTCTGCCCGGCACACACGGGATCAGCATAAACGGCGCCTCCGCCGAGTTCGACGCCGATGCCGCCGACCTGGGTGCTGTCCTGGCCGGCATCGCCGAGCCAGGGATCAGCGGGCTATCCGTCGCACCCCCTTCCCTGGAGTCCTTGTTCCTGCGCCACTACAGTGACCGCAATGACAGCGAGGTTCGGTGA
- a CDS encoding ABC transporter permease, with product MPGVLRLALFQARRDRVTLPVWILGITLLGFATSTAVVTQFGDEPSQAAILTLAATNPAFLFLRGLPDGTGIGPVVFFQGYAFTAVLAGLMSTFLVVRHTRTDEELGRAELLSSVPLPRAASLAATLLLGAAANLLLAVFVAAGFVAAGLDVPGAAGAGAAVGAVGLIFVGLAAVTAQFLPTGRSANGAAAGVVGAAYLLRGVGDALGTPAADLLHVTSAWPSLLSPIGWGQRSRPFTSLDLSALLVLLAAAVALGAAATLIRRRRDMGASLLPQRDGRERAGAGGTSFVGLAWRLQRSTLAGWCIGAATLGAVAGALGPLVSETVSSVAPLRDLISRLVPGGQAGLIDVFVTALLGVAGVFAAAAGIQAVLRMRAEEAEGRSELLLAAPLSRARWLGANVVIAAVSAVVVAGTAGSAAALGLGLSGAANGPAGYLVAAALAHVPAALVFLAAASVVFASVPRLSILLGWGMLAAGLVLGEFGELFGLPLWLQDVSPFRHSSAMPVEPFDPAGALAMAVIAAALASLAAYCVQRRDLTA from the coding sequence ATGCCCGGGGTGCTGCGGCTGGCACTGTTCCAGGCACGCAGGGACCGGGTGACGCTGCCCGTCTGGATCCTGGGTATCACTCTGCTGGGCTTTGCGACCTCCACCGCGGTCGTCACCCAATTTGGTGACGAGCCCTCGCAGGCTGCGATCCTGACCCTGGCAGCTACGAACCCTGCGTTCCTCTTCCTCCGCGGCCTGCCCGACGGCACCGGCATCGGGCCGGTCGTGTTCTTCCAGGGCTACGCCTTCACGGCCGTGCTGGCGGGACTGATGAGTACTTTCTTGGTGGTGCGGCACACCCGCACCGATGAAGAGCTGGGACGGGCCGAACTCCTCAGCTCGGTCCCGCTCCCGCGGGCAGCATCCCTGGCGGCGACGCTTCTGCTGGGCGCGGCCGCGAACCTGCTGCTGGCCGTGTTCGTTGCCGCCGGTTTCGTCGCGGCCGGGCTGGACGTTCCCGGCGCAGCGGGCGCGGGTGCAGCCGTCGGCGCTGTCGGTCTCATCTTTGTGGGCCTTGCCGCTGTCACTGCCCAATTCCTGCCCACGGGCCGGAGTGCCAACGGTGCCGCCGCGGGCGTGGTGGGGGCGGCGTATCTGCTCCGGGGTGTGGGGGACGCGTTGGGGACTCCGGCGGCGGACCTGCTGCACGTGACGAGCGCGTGGCCGTCGCTGCTCTCGCCCATCGGCTGGGGCCAGCGATCACGGCCGTTCACCAGCCTCGACCTGTCCGCGCTGCTGGTACTCCTCGCCGCCGCAGTGGCCTTGGGAGCAGCCGCCACGCTGATCCGGCGACGCCGGGATATGGGCGCCAGCCTCCTGCCCCAGCGTGACGGCAGGGAGCGGGCCGGAGCCGGAGGCACCTCGTTCGTGGGCCTGGCCTGGCGCCTGCAACGCTCAACCCTGGCCGGATGGTGCATCGGGGCAGCGACATTGGGCGCCGTGGCGGGCGCCCTGGGTCCCCTGGTTTCGGAGACGGTGTCCAGTGTGGCGCCGCTGCGGGACCTGATTTCCCGGCTCGTGCCCGGCGGCCAGGCCGGCCTGATCGACGTGTTCGTTACGGCCCTGCTTGGCGTGGCCGGCGTGTTCGCGGCCGCGGCAGGCATCCAGGCGGTGCTGCGGATGCGGGCAGAAGAGGCCGAGGGCAGATCCGAGCTCCTTCTGGCCGCGCCGCTGTCCCGGGCCCGGTGGCTTGGTGCGAACGTGGTCATCGCGGCCGTCTCCGCTGTCGTGGTCGCGGGAACAGCCGGCAGCGCTGCCGCCCTCGGTCTGGGACTCTCGGGCGCGGCCAACGGACCCGCCGGGTACTTGGTGGCCGCAGCGCTGGCGCACGTTCCGGCCGCACTGGTGTTCCTGGCCGCGGCCTCTGTGGTCTTCGCGTCCGTACCGCGGCTCAGTATTCTGCTGGGTTGGGGGATGCTGGCGGCAGGGCTCGTCCTGGGCGAATTCGGGGAGTTGTTCGGCCTGCCGTTGTGGCTGCAGGACGTGAGCCCGTTCCGGCATTCTTCGGCCATGCCCGTGGAACCGTTCGACCCGGCAGGGGCGCTGGCCATGGCCGTCATCGCGGCGGCCTTGGCATCCCTGGCTGCCTATTGCGTCCAGCGCCGTGACCTCACCGCGTGA